In the Bacillus sp. HSf4 genome, ATGCCGAGGAAAGCTGTGATCCCGAGAGCGATAAGTGTTCCGGACGCTAAAATCGTATTGATCGTCCGGATTTGCGTATAGACATCATCCATCGAGGCGACGACATAGATGGCCCCGATCGTCTCTTGATTGGATTTTTTAATTGGTGTGACGGAAATCCGCACCCTGCTGTCCCGTTCCGGATCAAAAAAATTGTTTCCGTACGGGATACCGACTAGCAATGTTCGTTTGATGATGCCCTCTGTTGTCTTTTTACCGGCTACTTCCCGATTGTACGGGTTGGAAGTTGCGATGACTTCATAGCTTTTATCAATCAAGCTGACTTCAAGGATTTCGCCTTCCTTGCTAAAATCATTCAAAATCCGCTCTGCATCGTCTTTCAAAGTAGTTGAAGAATCGGTGCTTCTGTCTTTCGTCATCTCCTGCTCAAGATAGTAGGAGAGGTTGTTCACCCGCTGGTCAAGTGAATCTTTGTAAGAGTTCAGAAGGGACTCCTCCATCTCCCTGACAAAGTAGACACCGATGATCTGCATGGCGACGATGATCAGCAGGATGTATATTAAAGTAAACTTAAAATGTATGGAGCGAAAAAAACCGACTTTATTCATTTGGGCATTATTCCTGTTCTGGGTTTCTCAAGTAATAGCCGACGCCTCGTCTTGTGACGATCCAGCTTGGATGGCTCGGATTATCCTCAATCTTTTCGCGAAGGCGCCTTACGGTTACGTCAACTGTGCGGACGTCTCCAAAGTAGTCATATCCCCACACGGTCTGCAGCAAATGCTCGCGGGTCATGACTTGTCCGATGTGTTTTGCAAGGTAGTGCAGAAGCTCAAACTCCCGGTGTGTCAGTTCGATTGTTTCATCGCGTTTGGAAACGACATAGGCATCCGGAAAAATAACGAGCGACCCGATTTGTATTTCGTTTGAAGATGTTTCTTCTTCGGCCGGCACCGCTGTGTTCTGTCTTCTCAGGTTGGCTTTCACCCTGGCCAGCAGTTCGCGCGTGCTGAACGGCTTTGTCACATAGTCGTCGGCACCGAGTTCCAGACCGATGACTTTATCGATTTCTGAATCCTTTGCGGTCAGCATAATGATCGGCATGTCGTATTTTTTTCGGACTTCGCGGCACACCTCGACACCGTCTTTATTTGGAAGCATGATGTCGAGCAGGACTAAATCGGGATTCAGCTCCTCGACCATTTGCAGCGCTTCAATGCCGTCGTATGCGCAATGGACTTCATAGCCCTCTTTTTTCAGATTGAATTCTAAAATATCAGCGATCGGCTGTTCATCATCTACAACAAGTATCTTTTTTTCCATTATCCATTCCTCCTGGTTCAGAGTTATCGTACAGCGCTCAGGGAGAGAGCTGTTTGTGTTTTATATCAAGTCGTCATAAAAAGCTCATTCATGAAAATAGATTTCTTATACATTATAACGTTAATGAGACAAAAATTAAAAAAATAGTTCAAGGGAAAAGTTTTGGAAATGTCATCCGAATAGAATGGCGCTGACTCGGACCCCTTCATTAAATTTTCATTACTTTTTTTACTGAAAAATGAAACATCTTTCATGATGAACACGTCTATATAGTAACGTCTTCTTCTTCGGCCGGGTCCTCCGGCCTCCCTTTTTTTCCTTTCTTGTTCCCTTTCTCGTTTATTCTATATTTCAACCTATAAATAAAACGCATCTGTTCCATTAACAGACGCGCTTTATTAAAGTGGCTCGGGACGGAATCGAACCGCCGACACACGGATTTTCAGTCCGTTGCTCTACCAACTGAGCTACCGAGCCAAATATTCATATTTTAAAATGGCGGTCCGGACGGGACTCGAACCCGCGACCTCCTGCGTGACAGGCAGGCATTCTAACCAACTGAACTACCGGACCTCTATTTTACAGTACCTGCTTCGGGAAGGAATCGTGGTCCTTCCGAAGCAAGCGGGGATTTAGCAATAACGCTAAAGTAAATCAATGACCCGTACGGGATTCGAACCCGTGTTACCGCCGTGAAAGGGCGGTGTCTTAACCGCTTGACCAACGGGCCATAGAGAAAATGGTGAGCCATGAAGGACTCGAACCTTCGACCCTCTGATTAAAAGTCAGATGCTCTACCAACTGAGCTAATGGCTCAAAATTAAATGACACCCTTAGATTTAATCTAGCATAACGACGTCCACATCTCAGAAAGCTTTTTCAAGATGCCTCTCGATGTGTACGCTGAAGCGTATTCGGGCGTGCTCTGTCAACTGAGCTAATGGCTTTAGCGATGCAAATTCTTTTTCGCAACAACGAGATTTATATTATCATAGAACGAACAGAGGTGGCAATATATTTTTTATATTTTTTCTATTTATTTTTCCCCTTCATGAAAATACTCCGCTCCTTCGGTGTTTACCCAGTGCATGATTCCGTGCGGGTGAAATACCGACAACAGCCGATTCGCCTCATCTATGGGCATCCACTTCGCTTCAAGAATGTTCTCATCGAATGTGAGAGTGTCAGGACGGTCTGTCACCGTTGCTTTGAACACGATAAAATAGACGTGCTCGTCACCGATCACCGCTTCATTTAATGCTAAAATCCCGAGGGGTTCAATGCCGCAGCCCGTTTCTTCCTTCATTTCCCTTGAGGCCGCTTCCGGCAGGGACTCTCCCGCTTCAACCTTGCCGCCCGGCAGCGTCCATGATTGATTTTTTCTGTTTTTCACCATCAGGACTTGCCCGTTTTCTTCTGCGAATGAATAGACGACATCAACTCGTTTCATTTGTTTGCCTCCTTTTGATAAAGAAAGCCTCTGCAACAACGGCAGAGGCTTGGATCAGTTAGTTCGGACGGTACACGCTTCTGATCACATTTGTCTGAGATCTGTCAGGGCCGACGGAGAAAATGGACAGCGGAATGCCTGTCAGCTGGGAAACCCGCTCAAGGTAATGGCGCGCATTTTCAGGCAGATCGCTCAAGTTTTTCGCTCCTGTGATGTCTTCAGTCCAGCCCGGCATTTCTTCATAGACCGGCTCACATTCGGACAACGCTTTTAAGCTTGCCGGAAACTCCTCAAGAATTTCTCCGCGGTATTTGTATGCGACACAGATTTTCAGTGTTTCGATTCCGGTCAATACATCGATTGAATTGAGAGAAAGATCCGTAATTCCGCTGACGCGGCGGGCATGGCGGACAACGACGCTGTCAAACCAGCCGACGCGGCGCGGGCGGCCGGTCGTTGTGCCGTATTCGCGGCCGACCTCGCGGATTTGATCTCCGATCTCATTTTCAAGTTCCGTCGGGAAAGGGCCGTCTCCGACACGTGTCGTATACGCTTTTGAGACGCCGACGACATGCTGGATTTTTGTAGGGCCGACACCAGATCCAATCGTAACGCCCCCCGCGACAGGGTTTGAAGACGTGACAAACGGATATGTCCCCTGATCGATGTCAAGCATGACCCCTTGCGCCCCTTCGAACAGGACGCGGCGTCCGTCGTCAAGCGCGTCGTTTAAGACGACCGACGTGTCGCAGACGTATTGTTTAATTTGTTGACCGTACTCATAATATTCATCCAAAATATCTTCTATTTTAAATCCTTCCGCTTCATACATTTTTTCAAGCAGACGGTTTTTTTCTTCCAGATTGCGGGCGAGTTTTTCTTCAAAAACGTCACGGTCCAAAAGATCGGCGATGCGGATGCCGACGCGTGCCGCTTTATCCATGTAGGCCGGGCCGATTCCTTTTTTCGTCGTGCCGATTTTGTTTGCCCCTTTCCGTTCTTCTTCCACCGCGTCAAGCTTTAAATGATACGGAAGAATGACATGGGCTCTGTTGGAAATTCTCAAGTTTTCAGTTGTGACATTGCGTTCATGTAGATAGGCAAGCTCTGTCACCAATGCCTTCGGATCAACGACCATTCCGTTGCCGATCACACATATTTTATCCTTATAAAAAATACCGGATGGAATCAAGTGCAGCTTGTACGTAACCCCGTTAAATTTAATCGTATGTCCTGCGTTATTTCCGCCTTGGTACCGTGCGATCACTTCCGCGTTTTCTGAAAGGAAATCGGTAATTTTTCCTTTTCCTTCGTCACCCCACTGGGTACCGACAACAACTACTGAAGACATATCCGTCCACCTCCGTTAACCTTTTCAAACGATATCAATATCAAACATAATCAGTTTATCAGTGTCACGCTTTAAAGTCAATTGTAAATCCGAACATTAATTTTACAACGTAACATTTTCGTTCGTTATTATAAAATTAATTTTACAATTTTCCTTTTTGAGAAACGGTTTTTCACTTAAAAACTCAAAAACTAGCGAACATGCAAATTTTTGGACAACGGCACATATGTGGACAATCAAGGCGCCTATTCCGCCCCATAGCTTCGCAGACAGGTAAGAACGCAAAAAATCCCTAAGAACATGTCTTAGGGATTTATGCACCAGGCGGAACACCCGCGTCATCAAAGCGGCGCTCCAGGTTCACGAATTTATTGTATTCCTTGACAAATGCGAGTGAAACGGTGCCGACCGGGCCGTTCCGCTGTTTTGCGATAATAATTTCGATAATGTTTTTATTCTCCGATTCTTTGTCATAGTAATCATCGCGATATAAGAAAGCGACAATATCGGCATCCTGCTCGATACTTCCCGATTCCCGGATGTCTGACATCATCGGGCGCTTATCCTGGCGCTGCTCGACGCCGCGGGAAAGCTGGGAAAGGGCGATGACC is a window encoding:
- a CDS encoding adenylosuccinate synthase, with product MSSVVVVGTQWGDEGKGKITDFLSENAEVIARYQGGNNAGHTIKFNGVTYKLHLIPSGIFYKDKICVIGNGMVVDPKALVTELAYLHERNVTTENLRISNRAHVILPYHLKLDAVEEERKGANKIGTTKKGIGPAYMDKAARVGIRIADLLDRDVFEEKLARNLEEKNRLLEKMYEAEGFKIEDILDEYYEYGQQIKQYVCDTSVVLNDALDDGRRVLFEGAQGVMLDIDQGTYPFVTSSNPVAGGVTIGSGVGPTKIQHVVGVSKAYTTRVGDGPFPTELENEIGDQIREVGREYGTTTGRPRRVGWFDSVVVRHARRVSGITDLSLNSIDVLTGIETLKICVAYKYRGEILEEFPASLKALSECEPVYEEMPGWTEDITGAKNLSDLPENARHYLERVSQLTGIPLSIFSVGPDRSQTNVIRSVYRPN
- a CDS encoding NUDIX hydrolase codes for the protein MKRVDVVYSFAEENGQVLMVKNRKNQSWTLPGGKVEAGESLPEAASREMKEETGCGIEPLGILALNEAVIGDEHVYFIVFKATVTDRPDTLTFDENILEAKWMPIDEANRLLSVFHPHGIMHWVNTEGAEYFHEGEK
- the yycF gene encoding response regulator YycF; this encodes MEKKILVVDDEQPIADILEFNLKKEGYEVHCAYDGIEALQMVEELNPDLVLLDIMLPNKDGVEVCREVRKKYDMPIIMLTAKDSEIDKVIGLELGADDYVTKPFSTRELLARVKANLRRQNTAVPAEEETSSNEIQIGSLVIFPDAYVVSKRDETIELTHREFELLHYLAKHIGQVMTREHLLQTVWGYDYFGDVRTVDVTVRRLREKIEDNPSHPSWIVTRRGVGYYLRNPEQE